A section of the Elizabethkingia anophelis R26 genome encodes:
- a CDS encoding alkaline phosphatase: MKQAKKIWAILALAVFANTQAQNYLNYNVGNAHSHNDYMQEIPFWQAYYANFGSIEADVFLVKGKLWVAHTEKELSPERTLENLYLDNIAKQIKLNNGHIYQDANKKLQLLIDVKQDYKTTLGVLVNTLQKYPQITGNPGIKIVITGGRPQPKDFKNYPSYLFFDGDLDKTYTADELKRVGMFSADLPALVKWNGKGIPRDEETARIKDAVEKAHQQQKPMRFYGAPDFPNAWVNLMDLGVDYINTDHIPDLKKFMNTIPKNFYKNQKEYSVYKPTYETDGVNKKVKNVILLIPDGTSLPQYYAAFTANKGKLNVFNMKATGLSKTNSSNAYITDSAPGSTSFATGVKTKNTFVGVDNEGKALAQIPDIIAAKAMTSGLISTGDVTDATPADFYAHSDNRNSSEPILKDFVSSKTKILIGGPTSGLTEDNLKKIKEAKIDLYKDLKSVKNTNNRTLVIDPLASQRITNGRGNWLADAFDLTLNDLKTNKNGFFMMVEASQTDGGGHSNNIEQLVTELLDFDHVVGKAMKFADENKETLVIVLGDHETGGLTLLDGSLKEGWIFGNFSTNDHTSIPSSVFAYGPNSKEFTGLFENTEIFNKILAAYGIRK; the protein is encoded by the coding sequence ATGAAACAAGCAAAAAAAATATGGGCAATACTGGCTCTGGCAGTATTTGCAAACACGCAGGCACAGAATTATTTAAATTATAATGTAGGAAATGCACATTCACATAATGACTATATGCAGGAAATTCCTTTTTGGCAGGCATATTATGCTAATTTTGGCTCTATAGAGGCAGATGTTTTTCTGGTAAAAGGGAAGCTATGGGTTGCCCATACCGAGAAAGAATTATCACCAGAGCGGACTTTGGAAAACCTTTACCTCGATAATATAGCCAAACAGATTAAGCTGAATAACGGACATATTTATCAGGATGCAAATAAAAAATTACAATTATTAATCGATGTTAAACAAGATTATAAAACAACCCTGGGTGTATTAGTTAACACACTACAGAAATATCCTCAGATTACAGGTAATCCGGGAATTAAAATTGTTATTACAGGAGGCAGGCCGCAGCCTAAAGATTTCAAAAATTATCCTTCTTATTTATTTTTCGATGGTGATCTGGATAAAACTTATACGGCAGATGAACTGAAAAGAGTAGGAATGTTCAGTGCGGATTTACCAGCTTTGGTAAAGTGGAACGGAAAAGGTATTCCAAGAGATGAAGAGACCGCAAGAATAAAAGATGCAGTCGAAAAAGCACATCAGCAGCAAAAACCTATGCGTTTTTATGGAGCACCCGATTTTCCGAATGCATGGGTTAATCTTATGGATTTAGGTGTAGATTATATCAATACAGATCATATTCCCGACCTGAAGAAATTTATGAACACTATTCCCAAGAATTTTTATAAAAATCAGAAGGAATACAGTGTTTATAAGCCTACTTATGAAACTGACGGGGTAAATAAAAAAGTAAAAAATGTAATTCTTCTTATTCCTGATGGTACATCATTGCCACAGTATTACGCTGCATTCACAGCGAATAAAGGAAAACTAAATGTTTTTAATATGAAAGCGACAGGATTGTCCAAAACCAATTCTTCCAACGCTTATATTACGGATTCAGCACCAGGTTCTACCTCTTTTGCTACAGGTGTAAAAACTAAAAATACTTTTGTAGGAGTTGATAATGAAGGAAAAGCTTTAGCACAGATTCCGGATATCATTGCTGCAAAAGCAATGACATCAGGTCTTATTTCTACCGGAGATGTTACCGATGCTACACCGGCAGATTTCTATGCTCATTCCGATAACAGAAATAGTTCCGAACCTATTCTGAAAGACTTTGTAAGTTCTAAAACCAAGATACTTATAGGTGGTCCCACAAGCGGGCTTACAGAAGATAATCTTAAAAAAATAAAAGAAGCTAAAATCGATTTATATAAAGATTTGAAATCTGTAAAGAATACCAATAACCGTACTTTAGTTATTGATCCTCTGGCTTCACAGAGAATAACTAACGGAAGAGGAAACTGGCTGGCCGATGCTTTTGATCTTACCTTAAACGATCTGAAAACGAATAAAAATGGCTTCTTTATGATGGTAGAAGCTTCCCAGACTGATGGTGGCGGGCACAGCAATAATATAGAACAATTGGTGACCGAGTTATTGGATTTTGATCATGTTGTAGGAAAGGCAATGAAATTCGCTGATGAAAACAAGGAAACACTTGTTATTGTATTAGGGGATCATGAAACCGGAGGTTTAACTTTGTTGGATGGTAGCCTGAAAGAGGGCTGGATATTTGGAAATTTTAGTACAAACGATCATACTTCTATTCCTTCCAGTGTATTTGCTTATGGTCCTAATTCTAAGGAGTTTACAGGTTTGTTTGAGAATACAGAAATTTTCAACAAAATTTTAGCTGCTTACGGAATTCGGAAATAA
- a CDS encoding RagB/SusD family nutrient uptake outer membrane protein translates to MKFFNKIVLVSGISAVLLSCTSELDVQPEGTPTEASFWKTENDLVTGANAMYKPLYDSEFYGRGFFWFINASDDMVTGRAKSEADNAKNFSSNYIAAGDLETQWNKRYTVIGIANRVIRNVDNIQASTAVKNKYLGEALFMSSRMYFELAYSYGNEKAGVPIIDRTKEPDPNPIPRAANVTENYNYIINDLKKAAELLPAQEQLAAKDFGRPHKAAAWALMAKVYLFMKDWKNAAYWANEVMTKGNRNLLNNYADVFKAENNYSSEYIWSIPSTPKFNAIGSILPGVMLENKGWGEYNGWGYFQPTKELFTEYEAGDLRRDVTILKAGDKFTFNGKDRIYASSNSLTGYQFNKYMDAFKYPLNSGHVSANGDYPCTDLAVPIMRYAEVILIKAEALLMSGQNADQEINMIRKRAGLAPKSGCTMADLKHERRCELAGEWADRHRDLVRWGDAKDTYAKSLHGADDKQVWAPRNFNPAVHNVWAVPQVEIVNSHGVIKQNEGW, encoded by the coding sequence ATGAAATTTTTTAATAAAATAGTTTTAGTATCGGGAATATCTGCTGTATTGCTTTCATGTACAAGCGAGCTTGATGTTCAGCCGGAAGGAACTCCGACAGAAGCGAGTTTCTGGAAAACAGAAAACGACCTTGTAACAGGGGCAAATGCGATGTACAAGCCTTTGTATGACAGTGAATTTTATGGCAGAGGTTTTTTCTGGTTTATCAATGCCAGTGATGATATGGTAACAGGAAGGGCAAAGAGTGAGGCTGATAACGCCAAGAACTTTAGCAGCAATTATATCGCAGCAGGAGATTTGGAAACCCAGTGGAACAAAAGATATACAGTGATTGGTATCGCGAATCGTGTTATCCGTAACGTAGACAATATTCAGGCATCAACAGCTGTAAAAAACAAATACCTGGGTGAAGCTTTATTCATGAGCAGCAGAATGTATTTCGAACTGGCATACAGTTATGGTAATGAAAAAGCAGGAGTTCCTATTATTGATCGTACAAAAGAACCAGATCCAAACCCGATTCCGCGGGCAGCTAACGTAACGGAAAACTACAATTATATTATAAATGACCTGAAAAAAGCAGCGGAATTACTTCCAGCTCAGGAACAACTTGCAGCTAAGGATTTCGGAAGGCCCCATAAAGCTGCTGCATGGGCTCTTATGGCTAAAGTATACCTTTTCATGAAAGACTGGAAAAATGCAGCATACTGGGCAAATGAGGTTATGACTAAAGGAAACAGAAACCTTTTGAATAATTATGCAGACGTTTTCAAAGCGGAGAATAATTACAGCTCCGAATATATCTGGTCAATACCAAGTACACCGAAATTCAACGCTATAGGAAGTATTCTTCCGGGAGTAATGCTTGAAAACAAAGGCTGGGGTGAATACAATGGTTGGGGATATTTCCAACCCACCAAAGAGCTTTTTACAGAGTATGAAGCAGGAGACCTTAGAAGAGATGTAACAATTCTGAAAGCCGGAGATAAGTTTACATTCAACGGAAAAGACAGAATTTATGCTTCTTCCAACTCTCTAACGGGATATCAGTTCAACAAGTATATGGATGCGTTCAAATATCCGCTGAATAGTGGTCATGTAAGTGCGAATGGTGATTATCCATGTACAGATCTTGCCGTACCGATTATGCGTTATGCAGAAGTGATTCTTATAAAAGCAGAAGCATTGTTAATGTCTGGACAAAATGCTGATCAGGAAATTAACATGATCAGGAAGCGTGCAGGTTTGGCACCGAAAAGCGGATGTACAATGGCTGATCTGAAACATGAGAGACGCTGTGAGCTGGCAGGTGAGTGGGCAGACAGACACAGAGACTTAGTGCGATGGGGCGATGCTAAAGACACTTATGCTAAATCTTTGCATGGCGCAGATGATAAGCAAGTATGGGCTCCAAGAAACTTCAATCCTGCAGTGCATAATGTTTGGGCAGTTCCACAAGTTGAAATTGTAAACAGCCACGGAGTAATCAAGCAAAATGAAGGCTGGTAA